The segment AAGTTTGGAAAAAAGCCAGTGAACTCTCAATAGCCATCTTTGAGCTCACTCAAATTGGGAGTTTTTCAAAGGATTACTCTTTGAAAGATCCAATTAATAAGACGACCGGATCAATCATGGATAATATAGCAGAAGGTTTTGACAGAGGTGGAAACAGGGAGTTCATTCAATTCCTTTCCATAGCCAAAGGTTCTGCTGCGGAAGTAAGATCACAACTCTATCGCGCGCTCGATCGGAACCATATTAATCCATCTGAATTTGAATTATTAAAAGAAAAAACGGTTGATGTGGGTAAACAACTATCGGGCTTCATGACTTATCTGAGTAAATCTGAAATGAAAGGTTCTAAATACGTTAGCGAACCGAGTGAAGACTATGGGTAAAATTTTGAATTTTAAATCATGAATTTTGAATAATCATATGTTGTCGATAAAAAATTTACACGCAAAGATTGAAGATAATCAGATACTAAATGGTTTAAACCTGGAAGTGAAAGCTGGTGAAGTGCATGCCATTATGGGCCCTAACGGTTCAGGCAAAAGCACGTTAGCATCTGTATTGGCTGGTCGTGAGGAGTTTGAAGTGACTGAGGGGATTGTTGATTACCTGGGCAAAAACCTACTTGAACTTGCACCGGAAGAACGCGCACGCGAAGGTGTTTTCTTAGCCTTTCAATACCCGGTTGAAATTCCAGGCGTGAGCACCATCAACTTTATGAAAACTGCTGTAAACCAGGTGCGTGAAGGTCGCGGACAAGCACCTTTGGATGCCGTCTCTTTCCTGAGCTTGATGAAAGAAAAAATGAAACTGGTTGAAATTGATCAATCCCTTTTAAACCGTTCGCTAAACGAAGGTTTCTCAGGTGGAGAAAAGAAACGCAATGAAATTTTTCAAATGGCCATGCTGGAACCAAAGCTTGCCATCTTAGATGAAACAGATTCAGGTCTTGACATTGACGCCTTGCGTATTGTGGCCAATGGCGTGAACAAACTTCGCGATAAGAACAAAGCAATTATTGTTGTAACCCATTATCAGCGACTGCTCGAATACATAGTTCCTGATTTTGTTCATGTACTGTACAAAGGAAAAATTGTAAAATCCGGAAACAAGGATCTTGCCTTAGAACTGGAGGCGAAAGGTTACGACTGGATTAAAGATGAAGTAGCTGTAGTGTAGACTGGTATGAGCACAACAACCGAAACAACTCCCCTTCTCGCTGATATTCTTGCCTCCATCAAACCTGAGGCAGGCTTAAGGGCTGATGCGCTTGCCATACTTGAACAACTCGGTCTGCCCGGTAATAAAAGCGAAGAATACAAGTTCACGCCTATAACCCGTTTGTTGGAGAAAAACTTTTCATTTGGTGAGACGAGTCGCGAAACCAATATTTCAAATATTGATGAATTTCTTATCCCCGACCTTGAAGGCAACACCCTGATATTTATAAACGGAGTCTTCTCAGAAGAACTTTCAACATATAATCACAAGGAGCTTCACATCAAACCAATTGATGGTAAAGAAAAAGGATTCGCTTCATTAGCAGATTTTAAATCCGATGCTTTGGTGGCCTGGAATACTGCAGCATGGACCAGTGGAATTTCACTCGATGTTTCTGCCAATACAGAAGTTCATAAGCCTGTTATCCTACATTACATTAATGACACTACGCAGGGTGATGCTAAATCCTTTACCCGAAACATTATACGATTGGGCAAGAGCAGTAAACTTACCGTTGTTGAAAAGCAGGATACCGTTGGAACACATGCCGGATTTTCTAATGTTGTTACCGAAGGCTTCGTAGAAGCGAATGCCGAGTTACATCTTTACAGTATCCATGCAGATGGCGGAAAGCGAATTCATTTTAGTCAAACCACCATCTGGCAAGATCGCGACAGCCGGGTAAACACATTCACCCTTACGCTGGATGGCAAGCTCATACGCAATAACCTGCAATTGATACTGGATGGTGAAGGCTGCGAGTCGCATATGAACGGATTGTATATTCTTCAGGGGGACACACTGGCGGATAATCACACCGTTGTTGATCACAGAAAGCCAAATGCCAACAGTAACGAATTGTACAAAGGCGTAATCGATGGTAATGGTAAGGGCGTGTTCAATGGAAAAATCTATGTTCGCCCCGATGCACAAAAGACCAATGCCTTTCAGTCGAACCGGAATATTTTACTTTCCGATAAAGCAACCGTAAACACCAAACCCCAACTTGAAATTTGGGCCGATGATGTAAAATGTTCACACGGCTGCACTACCGGCCAGTTAGATGAAGAGGCTATGTTCTACCTGCAAGCACGAGGAATTGATAAAGTAACCGCTCGTGCCATGATGTTATACGCGTTTGCAGGGGAAGTTTTAGAAAAGATCAGTTCTGAACCCTTGAGAAACTATTTCGATTCATTGATCAGCGAACGCCTTCATAAAAACTTTTAATTCCATGAATGCTCCTCTCACCGGTGTTTTGAATAGTACAAAAATACGGCAGCAATTTCCGGTACTTCACCAGCAGGTAAATGGAAAACCACTGGTGTATTTCGACAATGCCGCCACCAGTCAGAAGCCGGTAAGTGTAATAAATGCATTAGTGGATTACTATAAAGGCTATAACGCCAATATCCATCGTGGCATTCACACACTGGCCGAGAAAGCAACCAAAGCATTCGAAGATACCCGGCACTCAGCAAAAGCATTTATCAATGCCAGTTCCGAACAGGATATAGTATTTGTACGTGGCGTTACTGAAGCTGTCAACCTGGTAGCATCGACTTACGGAAGAGCATTTGTAAAAGCAGGTGATGACATTATTATTTCCGGACTGGAACATCATTCCAACATTGTTCCGTGGCAAATGCTCTGTGAAGAAAAACAGGCCTCACTAAAAGTTATTCCTGTTTTGAAAAATGGCGAATTGGATTTAGATGCTTTTAAAAAACTGCTATCCGCTACAACAAAAATTGTTTCGGTTAACCATGCATCCAACAGCTTGGGTACGATTAATCCGATTAAGGAAATCATTGATCTTGCCCATGAAACAGGTGCAGTGGTGTTGATTGATGGTGCACAAGCAGGCGCCCATCTTGAAATTGATGTACAGGCATTGAACTGCGATTTTTATTGCTTGTCGGCCCACAAGATGTACGGCCCAACAGGGGTTGGAATTCTTTACGGCAAAAAGGAACTACTGGAAAAGATGCCTCCCTACCAGGGCGGTGGTGAAATGATCAAAGAAGTAACCTATCAAAAAACTACGTACAGCGATTTGCCCTATAAGTTTGAAGCCGGCACACCCAATATTGCCGATGTGGTGGCTTTTAATTTTGCTTTGCAATTCATTAATGAATTAGGCAAAGAGAATATAGCAGCTCATGAGCATGAACTGCTCTCCTATGCTACTGAAAAAGTATCAGCGCTTAAGGGTGTAAAACTTATTGGCACTGCAAAAAACAAAGTAAGTGTGCTTTCTTTTCTTATTGATGGCATTCATCCATTCGACATCGGACAAATGCTGGATACCCGCGGAATTGCCGTTCGAACCGGACACCATTGCACACAACCGTTAATGGATCACTTTGGTGTTGAGGGAACCGTGCGGGCCTCCTTCGCAGTATATAATACAAAACAGGAAATTGATAGTTTGGTGGAAGGGCTGGACAGAATCATTAACTTCATGTCATCAAAATAACGCTATCATGAAAAACGAAGAGAAAATTATTGAGTTACTGGCCGAAATGGTCCGTGGACAAGATAGGCTTGTGGGAGAAGTATCCGAAATGAAGGAAGAGATAATAAGTGTCAAGGGAGAAATTCAACAAATGAATGTTGAAATCATGAAGCAGGGACTTCAGACCGCAGAAAACTCAAGAGCCATCCTTAAGCTAGCGGATGAAATTCGACTTGTTGCCGAACATGAAAAAAGAATTTCGAAGCTTGAACTGACAGTGTTTAAATAATGGCCACCATCACCACCATACAAGATGAAATAATCAGCGAGTTTGCCTTACTGGATGGCGACATGGAGATGACCGTGTTTTATCTGATGGAACTCGGGCAGAAATTACCACCCATGGATGAAGCAGATAAAACTGAAGACAATATTGTAAAAGGCTGCCAGTCGAAGGTGTGGTTAACGGCTGCGCTGGAGCATGAAAAAATTTATTTTGCAGCCGACAGCAATACGGCAATTACAAAAGGTCTGGTAAGCTTGTTGGTCAGAATATTCAACGGTCAGCATCCGGATGATATTCTGAATGCCGATTTATATTTTATGCATAAAATTGGCATGGAACGGTTTATCGGAACGCAACGTTCCAATGGTTTTGCCGCTATGATCAAGCAGATGAAATTGTATGCACTGGCGTTTAAAACCAAACAGGAAGCATGATTGAAACAACAAACGATAGCAAACCAAAAAACGAAATTGATATTCCAAACCTGAAGGAGAAAATCGTTCAGGCCATCAAAACGGTATACGACCCGGAAATACCGGTTGATGTTTACGAGCTCGGATTAATTTACGAAATCAACGTATATCCAATCAACAACGTTTATGTTTTAATGACGCTTACTTCTCCATCCTGCCCCTCGGCAGAAGTAATACCCGGAGAAGTAGAAATGAAGATTAAAGGTATCGAAGGTATTAACGATGTAAAAGTGGAAATCACCTTCGACCCACCTTATTCACAGGATATGATGAGCGAGGCTGCTAAACTGGAACTAGGCTTTATGTAACTATGTTCAATCAACAAATCACTAAATAAACAAATCAACAAATCATTAAAATATGTATCCCGAACCATTAGTAGCCCCCATGCGGGCCGATTTAACCACTGCAGGGTTTACTGAATTGAAAACCGCTGCAGATGTCGATAACCACTTAAAAGACCATAAAGGAACCACCCTGCTTGTAATTAACAGCGTTTGTGGCTGCGCAGCAGGCGCTGCACGGCCAGGTGTGCGTTGGGCTATTGAACAGTCCACCAAGAAACCTGATCACCTGACTACCGTGTTTGCCGGTGTAGATAAGGAAGCTGTGGCAAAGGCAAGAGAATACACACTGCCCTATCCACCATCTTCTCCATCTATTGCCTTATTTAAAGACGGTGAGTTGGTTCACTTTGTTGAACGTCATCATATTGAAGGGCGCAATGCACAAATGATCGGCAATCATTTGTTGGAAGTGTTTGAAGAGTATTGTTAATTATTGCACTATACGAAGCAAAAAGGCAGCCCAAGGTTGCCTTTTGTTTTTTTACAGATATTGGCTCATCACTGAGAAGGCAAGTTCCTCCAGTCCACTCTTGCTTTCCAAAAGTGCTTTTTCTTTTCCAATAAATTCTGTAAGAGAATCAACTCGTTCTACACCCAGCGATTTCCACGCTGCTTCGCCTATTTCGTTTTGTCCGCATACAACGTATACTTTCTTCCCAGACTTCTTTGCGCGTCTAACCACCCCGTCCACTACTTTGCCCTGTAAGGATTGCTGATCAAACTTTCCTTCACCAGTAATCACAACATCAGCCCAGGCAATTGCCTCATTAAAGCTGGTTAGTTCAAATACCACGTCTATTCCACGTTTAAGCTCAGCGCCAAACAGCGCATATGCCCCACCCGCAAAACCACCCCCGGCACCTGCACCCGGTATTGCTTGAACATCAATCCCAAATTGTTCATTAAAAAACACGGCAATTTGCCGCAACCCATAATCCAATCTGATAACGTCAGCAGGTGAAGCACCCTTTTGAGGCGCATAAACAAAAGCAGCACCATGTTCACCATAAAACGGATTGGTTACATCGCAGATGGCGGTCAGCAAAACTTGCTCCAGTCGTGGATGAACATTACTTCGGTCAATGCGTACAATTTTTGCAAGTGATTCCCCATCAGGGCTTACACGATTGCCAGCCGAATCAAAAAATTGAAACCCCAAAGCCTCCGCTGCACCCAAAGCAGCATCGTTGGTAGCGCTGCCACCAATCCCGATTATAATTTGTTCAGCACCCTTGCTCAGCGCATGGCTGATTAACTCTCCCGTTCCGTAAGAACTGGATTTTAATGGATTGTGCTCCTCCAGTTTTAATAACATCAACCCACTCGACTTTGCCATTTCAATAAAGGCTGTTTTACCATCTTTCGACAGCGCATAAACAGCTTTTATCTTTCGCATGAGCGGATCATGAACCTCCACTTCAATAAGTACACCCTGTTGGTGATAAAGAAAAATATCCAATGTGCCATCGCCCCCATCGGCCAACGGAAATTTTCGAATCCTAAATTCTTTTCCTGATTTGTTTAATCCCGCTTCAATGGCATTGCACACCTGCGAGGCCGTTAGTGTACCTTTGAATTTATCAGGGGCAATCAGGATGTTCATACCACGATGAGATAAAGAAGTAAAACCATAAGTAATGCAGTTACCCCTTGAATAAGAGACATTATGGTAATGCCACGATAGGCAGTACTCAGATCGAACCCGCTGAACTGCGACACCACCCAGAAGTAGGAATCATTGGCATGTGAAACGGCCATTGATCCCGCCCCAATGGCCAGCACCAACAACGATAATTCTATCGGGTCACTAAACCCTGCCTCTATGGTAAGTGGTGCCATTAACGCGCTCACAATGACAATGGCGCTTGTACTGGAGCCTTGTGCCGTTTTAAACAGTGAACTGATCAAAAATCCAATGAACAAAAAACCCATACCGGAAAGTGTTTGATCCTTTGCCCATGCGCTGATCATATCGGCTATCGGACTGGCTTTCAACACCGCCCCCAATGCCCCGCCACATCCGGTCAATACCAATATTGGCCCTGCCTGACGAATTCCTTTTTCAATCCACACCCTGGATTGCTTTTGTGATTGAAAGAAAATAAGTGCCAATGAAACTGTAAGTAACAAAGCTATCATGGGGTTGCCGGCAAATCGAAGAATAGTAAAAATGAAACTATCTCCTTTATACAACAGTTCCAATAGTGAAGCTGTAGCAATAAGGACAACGGGTAATGCCAGTAGCAACAAAGATTTATACAGGGAACCTTGAATCGGCCGAGCTTCTGTTTGATGTGTGGTGATTTCAAAATGTAAATATTTACCAATACGCCTGGCGTAATAGTGAGCAACAAACACCACCGGAATGGAAATCACTATACCCAATAATATAATAAGCCCCAGGGAACTGCTTACACCCAGGTTACCAGCAGCTGCTACCGGTCCGGGCGTGGGCGGTACTAATGTATGTGTTGTATATAACCCACCTGACAAACTCAAGGTCATGGCAGGTAATGGAATTTTTGCAGCTGCAGAAATGGATTTAGCAAGACTTACTAGTATGATAAATCCCGAATCGCAGAAAACAGGAATGCCTAATATCATCCCCAGAAAAGAAATGCCCAGCGAAGGATTACCTCTGGCTTGTTTTTGTAAAGCATTGCCTAAGCGCTGAACGGAGCCTGATTCTTCCAGTACTGTTCCCAGGATGCTGCCGAGTACAACAATGAGTCCGATGGCTCCAAGCAATGTGCCAAAGCCTGAACCCATTGCAGAAACTAGTTGAAGAAGTGGAATGCCGGCAAGCAAACCAAAACCAATAGCAGCCACTACTAAGCTTAAAAACGGATGCCATTTAAGATAGCTGCCCGAAAGAATAATGAAGCCGATGGTAAGAAGCAATAGTAAAACATAATAGTATTCACTCATGAATGTGGCGATAAAGCGTTTCTATACTTTTGTCTGTATAGTTTGCATGTATTCGGTAGGACTGCAGCCATATGCTTTTTTAAAACATTTGCTAAAATAGGTAACATCCTGAAAACCGACCTCATAGGAAATTTCTGCAACCCTCAGATTATTCTGCTGAAGTAATTGTTCAGCTCTTTGCAAACGGTAATTACGAATGAAGTCAGCCGGCCCCTGACCTGTTAATGCTTTAATTTTTCGAAATAGGTGAACGCGACTCAATCCTAATTCCTGCCTAATGTATTCAACCGAAAGATTTTCACTGCTGATATTTAATTCCACGGTTTTTATAAACTTTTCCATAAGCTTTTCATCGTGGCTGGTGACCTTAATCGCTTCTGGAACAAACCTGTTTGTTTTATGATAAAGCTCATGAACGCGCTTGCGATTAGTAAGAATGTTTGCCATGCGCAGTTCCAATTCTCGCATAATAAAGGGCTTTGCAACATAATCGTCCGCGCCTTCTGCTAAACCTGTCAACCGATCGGTATCTGTTCCTTTGGCTGTGAGTAAAATAACTGGAATATGGCTGAGCGTAATGTCCGACTTCACTTGCCGACACAACTCAATTCCATCCATTTCATCCATCATTACATCACTAACAATGAGTTGCGGACCGAATTTCTTTGCCCTGTGTAACCCACTCTCACCATTGCGTGCTGTAATTACTTCATAATGCTTTTGTAACTGTGTCTTTAAATAGAGCCTCAGCTCTTTATTATCTTCTACCACCAGTATCCGTACCTTATCAAGTTCGGCAGCTGTATTCTCCTGGCGTTGTTCCGATAAGTAGACTTGATAAGCTACCGGCAGTGGTCGAGTACTGGTGTTCTCAATTGTAACCTCAGCCGGTTCACTCAGTCGGGTAAAGGGAAGTCGAATCGTAAAAGTCGTTCCTTCACCCAGAGTACTGCTTACTTGAATCTGTCCCTCCATTAAATCCACCAATGACTTGGCCAAGGATAAGCCGATTCCTGATCCCCTATTTTTTCCATCTTTATAAAAGCGTTCAAAGATTTTTTCTAAATCATCGGCAGGTATACCGCGTCCGGTATCCGACACCCGAATAACATACCAGGTCTTATCGGAGGTCTCACGCATGCGCACATGAATCTGAATAAGCCCTCCGTCATCTGTAAATTTGAATGCGTTAGAAAGCAAGTTGAATAAGATTTTCTCCAGCTTATCAACATCTACCGGATATAAGTACCTATCCTTGATCGGCTTAAACACCAAACTAATATTGCGGTGGTCAGCCAGTCCCTGAAATGAACCGACTACATGACTCACAATAGTAATAATAGAAACCGGTTTGGTTTCCAACGCTGCATGTCCTGCTTCCACCTGGTGCATTTCCAATACCTGATCAATCAGCAACAGCATCCTGCGACAATTGTAATACATCGTCCTAAGCTGTTTCTTAATCCACGGACTACCCTCTTCTGACTGCAGTAGTTCATCCAGTGGATTTACAATGAGTGTAAGTGGTGTACGGAACTCATGGGATACATCCGTAAAGTACTGCAACTTCAGACCGTGCAGCTCCTGCATACGTTCTTTGTCTTTTTGTTCCCACTTCAATTCGTGTTTGAGATGAGCACTTTTGATGGCATTATAGCGGATCAACAAAAAACCTCCTACAATGATAATCGCATAACCTGTGTATGCCCACCAGGTCTTCCATGGTGGTGGCAGTACGTGGATACGTAACTTTACGGGTTGCTCATTCCAAACCCCATCGTTATTCGAACCTTTTACAAATAATGTGTAAGAACCATCGCGTAGGTTAGTGTATGTTATGCTCCTTCGGTTACCAGCCTCACGCCACTCAGTATCAAAACCCTCCAAAAAATATTGATATTGATTTTTAGAGGAGCGCAGGAAATTCAGTGCGGCAAACTCCACCGTAAAAACCGTGTGATGCCAATCGAGTCTTAATGTAGGCTCCACCACCACCTCACTTTGTAATATTCCGCTTCCATCGTTGGGACGAACAGACTTATTATATAACAGAATATCCGTAAAGACCACCGGAGGCACAAACTCATTGCGTTGAATACGGGACGGATCAAACAAAATATAGCCGTTGCTGCCACCTATTAAAAATTTGCCTGAGTGCATCCGATAGAATGCCCCCTCGTTCATTTCAAGCAAGGGCAACCCCGAAACATTGGAGTAATTGGTAAATTGTCCTGTTACTGAATTATAATGCGATAAACCGTTGATTGCGGAAAACCATAGCTGCTCTTGATCATCTGCTAATGTGCCCAACACCAGGTTATTCAATAATCCCTCAGCTACCGTGAGCTGTGTGAATTTCAATTGTTCACGGTCGTACATCAGCACACCTTCTCCCAGCGATCCTGCTATAATAGTATTTTGCACACCCATTATGGAAGTAAATTCGTTCGTAGGCAATCCATGCGTTAGCCTGGTAAAGTGTTTAACAATTCCATGTGCCTCATTAAAAACAATAACGCCACTACCACGGGTAGCGAGCCAAAGGTTGTTTTGCTCATCTATCCAAATATCTTTTACAGGAGACGAACCAATGACTGCCATTAATTCTTCCCGGTAACCAAAGGAAGAAAATTCATTTTTCTTTAGGTCAAACTTCTGAAGTCCCCCCAAATCATCTGTCCCCAACCATAGAATATTTCCACCAGGCACAATGCAATTCACAATAGAGCGCGAAAGATTTTTAAATTCTTCCTGATTAGCCGGATAACGGGTAACATTACAGTTGCGGGGATTTATTTTATTTAATCCCCCCCGAAATATACCGGCCCAAACCTGGCCATGATCATCAA is part of the Cyclobacteriaceae bacterium genome and harbors:
- a CDS encoding four helix bundle protein, with the translated sequence MAKINTFEDLEVWKKASELSIAIFELTQIGSFSKDYSLKDPINKTTGSIMDNIAEGFDRGGNREFIQFLSIAKGSAAEVRSQLYRALDRNHINPSEFELLKEKTVDVGKQLSGFMTYLSKSEMKGSKYVSEPSEDYG
- the sufC gene encoding Fe-S cluster assembly ATPase SufC, giving the protein MLSIKNLHAKIEDNQILNGLNLEVKAGEVHAIMGPNGSGKSTLASVLAGREEFEVTEGIVDYLGKNLLELAPEERAREGVFLAFQYPVEIPGVSTINFMKTAVNQVREGRGQAPLDAVSFLSLMKEKMKLVEIDQSLLNRSLNEGFSGGEKKRNEIFQMAMLEPKLAILDETDSGLDIDALRIVANGVNKLRDKNKAIIVVTHYQRLLEYIVPDFVHVLYKGKIVKSGNKDLALELEAKGYDWIKDEVAVV
- the sufD gene encoding Fe-S cluster assembly protein SufD: MSTTTETTPLLADILASIKPEAGLRADALAILEQLGLPGNKSEEYKFTPITRLLEKNFSFGETSRETNISNIDEFLIPDLEGNTLIFINGVFSEELSTYNHKELHIKPIDGKEKGFASLADFKSDALVAWNTAAWTSGISLDVSANTEVHKPVILHYINDTTQGDAKSFTRNIIRLGKSSKLTVVEKQDTVGTHAGFSNVVTEGFVEANAELHLYSIHADGGKRIHFSQTTIWQDRDSRVNTFTLTLDGKLIRNNLQLILDGEGCESHMNGLYILQGDTLADNHTVVDHRKPNANSNELYKGVIDGNGKGVFNGKIYVRPDAQKTNAFQSNRNILLSDKATVNTKPQLEIWADDVKCSHGCTTGQLDEEAMFYLQARGIDKVTARAMMLYAFAGEVLEKISSEPLRNYFDSLISERLHKNF
- a CDS encoding cysteine desulfurase — its product is MNSTKIRQQFPVLHQQVNGKPLVYFDNAATSQKPVSVINALVDYYKGYNANIHRGIHTLAEKATKAFEDTRHSAKAFINASSEQDIVFVRGVTEAVNLVASTYGRAFVKAGDDIIISGLEHHSNIVPWQMLCEEKQASLKVIPVLKNGELDLDAFKKLLSATTKIVSVNHASNSLGTINPIKEIIDLAHETGAVVLIDGAQAGAHLEIDVQALNCDFYCLSAHKMYGPTGVGILYGKKELLEKMPPYQGGGEMIKEVTYQKTTYSDLPYKFEAGTPNIADVVAFNFALQFINELGKENIAAHEHELLSYATEKVSALKGVKLIGTAKNKVSVLSFLIDGIHPFDIGQMLDTRGIAVRTGHHCTQPLMDHFGVEGTVRASFAVYNTKQEIDSLVEGLDRIINFMSSK
- a CDS encoding SufE family protein; the encoded protein is MATITTIQDEIISEFALLDGDMEMTVFYLMELGQKLPPMDEADKTEDNIVKGCQSKVWLTAALEHEKIYFAADSNTAITKGLVSLLVRIFNGQHPDDILNADLYFMHKIGMERFIGTQRSNGFAAMIKQMKLYALAFKTKQEA
- a CDS encoding DUF59 domain-containing protein, with amino-acid sequence MIETTNDSKPKNEIDIPNLKEKIVQAIKTVYDPEIPVDVYELGLIYEINVYPINNVYVLMTLTSPSCPSAEVIPGEVEMKIKGIEGINDVKVEITFDPPYSQDMMSEAAKLELGFM
- a CDS encoding BrxA/BrxB family bacilliredoxin; amino-acid sequence: MYPEPLVAPMRADLTTAGFTELKTAADVDNHLKDHKGTTLLVINSVCGCAAGAARPGVRWAIEQSTKKPDHLTTVFAGVDKEAVAKAREYTLPYPPSSPSIALFKDGELVHFVERHHIEGRNAQMIGNHLLEVFEEYC
- a CDS encoding glycerate kinase; amino-acid sequence: MNILIAPDKFKGTLTASQVCNAIEAGLNKSGKEFRIRKFPLADGGDGTLDIFLYHQQGVLIEVEVHDPLMRKIKAVYALSKDGKTAFIEMAKSSGLMLLKLEEHNPLKSSSYGTGELISHALSKGAEQIIIGIGGSATNDAALGAAEALGFQFFDSAGNRVSPDGESLAKIVRIDRSNVHPRLEQVLLTAICDVTNPFYGEHGAAFVYAPQKGASPADVIRLDYGLRQIAVFFNEQFGIDVQAIPGAGAGGGFAGGAYALFGAELKRGIDVVFELTSFNEAIAWADVVITGEGKFDQQSLQGKVVDGVVRRAKKSGKKVYVVCGQNEIGEAAWKSLGVERVDSLTEFIGKEKALLESKSGLEELAFSVMSQYL
- a CDS encoding GntP family permease, which produces MSEYYYVLLLLLTIGFIILSGSYLKWHPFLSLVVAAIGFGLLAGIPLLQLVSAMGSGFGTLLGAIGLIVVLGSILGTVLEESGSVQRLGNALQKQARGNPSLGISFLGMILGIPVFCDSGFIILVSLAKSISAAAKIPLPAMTLSLSGGLYTTHTLVPPTPGPVAAAGNLGVSSSLGLIILLGIVISIPVVFVAHYYARRIGKYLHFEITTHQTEARPIQGSLYKSLLLLALPVVLIATASLLELLYKGDSFIFTILRFAGNPMIALLLTVSLALIFFQSQKQSRVWIEKGIRQAGPILVLTGCGGALGAVLKASPIADMISAWAKDQTLSGMGFLFIGFLISSLFKTAQGSSTSAIVIVSALMAPLTIEAGFSDPIELSLLVLAIGAGSMAVSHANDSYFWVVSQFSGFDLSTAYRGITIMSLIQGVTALLMVLLLYLIVV
- a CDS encoding response regulator, which encodes MSTKVFYLFNWLLIPLCLVAQENVLQKARIKLDHLSVEQGLSQSSVLSLLQDTKGFMWLGTRDGLNLYDAYQFTVFRNNRNDSTSIGGNYINSLAEDAEGNIWIATDQGLSCYHRAQGFFSSFIVPVPATLEGEVRKVVVDKKNEVWLGTPHGLMKFDRQSQSIIRLEKFQTSFAGHSITSLFSDSKNNLWVGTARHGLFVLAPNRTDFRQPTLVSSPEISGSNRIEAMAEDLSGNIWIGTYGKGLFFLSGNISKHYHSQSKELPLVNNNIRALQCDSNGNIWVGTFDGLSVVLKNQEAIRTMRTEEGVPDGLRHNSIRSLHVDRKGSVWIGTYFGGVHIFDRDNQRFEHFFHIPTNSNSLSYDVVGAFTEDHEGRVWIGTERGGISIRNLSTDEHIHLQHDPDKANTLSGNTVKALTVDDHGQVWAGIFRGGLNKINPRNCNVTRYPANQEEFKNLSRSIVNCIVPGGNILWLGTDDLGGLQKFDLKKNEFSSFGYREELMAVIGSSPVKDIWIDEQNNLWLATRGSGVIVFNEAHGIVKHFTRLTHGLPTNEFTSIMGVQNTIIAGSLGEGVLMYDREQLKFTQLTVAEGLLNNLVLGTLADDQEQLWFSAINGLSHYNSVTGQFTNYSNVSGLPLLEMNEGAFYRMHSGKFLIGGSNGYILFDPSRIQRNEFVPPVVFTDILLYNKSVRPNDGSGILQSEVVVEPTLRLDWHHTVFTVEFAALNFLRSSKNQYQYFLEGFDTEWREAGNRRSITYTNLRDGSYTLFVKGSNNDGVWNEQPVKLRIHVLPPPWKTWWAYTGYAIIIVGGFLLIRYNAIKSAHLKHELKWEQKDKERMQELHGLKLQYFTDVSHEFRTPLTLIVNPLDELLQSEEGSPWIKKQLRTMYYNCRRMLLLIDQVLEMHQVEAGHAALETKPVSIITIVSHVVGSFQGLADHRNISLVFKPIKDRYLYPVDVDKLEKILFNLLSNAFKFTDDGGLIQIHVRMRETSDKTWYVIRVSDTGRGIPADDLEKIFERFYKDGKNRGSGIGLSLAKSLVDLMEGQIQVSSTLGEGTTFTIRLPFTRLSEPAEVTIENTSTRPLPVAYQVYLSEQRQENTAAELDKVRILVVEDNKELRLYLKTQLQKHYEVITARNGESGLHRAKKFGPQLIVSDVMMDEMDGIELCRQVKSDITLSHIPVILLTAKGTDTDRLTGLAEGADDYVAKPFIMRELELRMANILTNRKRVHELYHKTNRFVPEAIKVTSHDEKLMEKFIKTVELNISSENLSVEYIRQELGLSRVHLFRKIKALTGQGPADFIRNYRLQRAEQLLQQNNLRVAEISYEVGFQDVTYFSKCFKKAYGCSPTEYMQTIQTKV